One window of the Methanocaldococcus vulcanius M7 genome contains the following:
- the mer gene encoding 5,10-methylenetetrahydromethanopterin reductase, whose product MKFGIEFVPNEPIQKLCYYVKLAEDNGFEYCWITDHYNNRNVYMALTAISMNTNKIKLGPGVTNPYVRSPAITASAIATLDELSGGRAVLGIGPGDKATFDALGIEWVKPVTTLKESIEVMRKLLAGERVSFEGKVVKIAGASLAVKPIQEKVPIYMGAQGPKMLETAGMIADGVLINASNPKDFEVAIPLIKKGAEAAGRSMDEIDVAAYACMSVDKKADKAKQAAIPVVAFIAAGSPPVVLERHGIDMEKVEAIRNALKSGNFPEAFKNVDDKMLEAFSIYGTPEEVVEKCKKLAEMGVTQIVAGSPIGPNKETAIKLIGKKVIPALKE is encoded by the coding sequence GTGAAATTCGGTATTGAATTTGTTCCAAATGAACCAATACAAAAACTCTGTTATTATGTTAAGTTAGCAGAGGACAATGGATTTGAATACTGTTGGATAACAGATCACTACAACAACAGAAACGTTTACATGGCTTTAACTGCAATTTCAATGAACACTAACAAAATAAAATTAGGTCCAGGAGTTACCAACCCATACGTTAGAAGTCCAGCAATAACTGCTTCAGCAATTGCAACCTTAGATGAACTATCAGGAGGAAGAGCCGTCTTAGGAATTGGTCCTGGAGATAAAGCAACATTTGACGCTTTAGGAATTGAATGGGTTAAACCAGTTACAACCTTAAAAGAATCAATAGAAGTTATGAGAAAATTATTGGCAGGAGAAAGGGTCTCTTTCGAAGGAAAAGTTGTTAAAATAGCTGGAGCTTCCTTAGCTGTAAAACCAATCCAAGAAAAAGTTCCAATCTACATGGGTGCTCAAGGACCAAAGATGTTAGAAACAGCTGGAATGATTGCTGATGGGGTCTTAATCAACGCATCAAATCCAAAGGACTTCGAAGTTGCAATTCCATTAATTAAGAAGGGAGCTGAGGCAGCTGGAAGAAGTATGGATGAGATCGATGTTGCTGCCTACGCATGTATGTCAGTAGATAAAAAGGCAGATAAAGCAAAACAGGCAGCAATTCCAGTTGTTGCTTTCATTGCAGCTGGTTCTCCTCCAGTTGTCTTAGAGAGACATGGAATTGACATGGAGAAAGTTGAAGCAATAAGAAATGCTTTAAAATCAGGAAACTTCCCAGAAGCATTCAAGAACGTTGATGACAAGATGTTAGAGGCATTTTCAATCTATGGAACTCCTGAAGAAGTTGTTGAAAAATGTAAAAAATTAGCTGAAATGGGAGTTACTCAAATCGTTGCTGGTTCTCCAATTGGACCAAACAAGGAAACAGCAATCAAATTAATAGGTAAGAAAGTTATTCCTGCCTTAAAAGAATAA